In a genomic window of Streptomyces pristinaespiralis:
- a CDS encoding peptidoglycan-binding protein: MPIHLRPRSDWAQHVAEDPRIPLLMVRLGKTAAGVEKYAETATANENSWEPWTGGVFIHHRGEGTFRPESEGDCQREIARAWASGFFDVDDIHYNFLVCPHGQIYEGRGYRRAEGNAPGYVNGVGRNTGFYSICGLLRSQDAPAKAMRDSIKNLIWHLRAEVSASKRAGGLLLPHSLGYDTECPGNLTSYAAARSEMDPGMPVAGKEPDGLQIISRSQWGARPPRDEDRVTPSQRTGFAVHYSAGPTSQTPRAIQNYHMDGNGWWDIGYNFLVDRSGRIFEGRGWMTVGAHAKDYNTSHFGVCFIGRDGDATQAAKNSIRSLYFKANDYAGKTLTRTYHSAIGSTQCPGNDLRTWVRNGMPGTTYPIVGGSPVYNGEPPGDGSAGGLTDVRSIASQQRAVNGLGYTPPLDVDGLFGPLTNTGVKWLQTKVGVSADGLWGPLTEAAYVAYNGGGGSDGGLTTIRTAAAQQRAVNGLGYTPPLDVDGVFGPLTESGVKWLQTKVGVGADGLWGPATEAAYVAHTGGSANADGGLTTIRSVTAQQYAVNGLGHTPKLDVDGLFGPRTEAGVKWLQTKVGVDPDGLWGPATEAAYDRYEGGAGLTVDGTFGPATVTALQYAIGASADGVWGPESKRALQQHLNTWADAGLIVDGDTGPATVKAMQRHLNTMTGAGLTVDGDWGTGTTKALQTALNQGRF; the protein is encoded by the coding sequence ATGCCGATTCACCTTCGTCCTCGATCGGACTGGGCCCAGCACGTCGCCGAGGACCCACGGATCCCCCTGCTCATGGTGCGACTCGGCAAGACCGCTGCCGGAGTCGAGAAGTACGCGGAGACAGCCACTGCGAACGAGAACTCGTGGGAGCCGTGGACCGGAGGCGTCTTCATCCACCACCGGGGGGAAGGAACGTTCCGGCCCGAATCGGAGGGCGACTGCCAGCGCGAAATAGCCCGGGCCTGGGCGAGCGGGTTCTTCGACGTCGACGACATCCACTACAACTTCCTCGTCTGCCCGCACGGGCAGATCTACGAAGGCCGGGGATACCGCAGGGCCGAAGGGAACGCCCCCGGCTACGTGAACGGTGTCGGCCGCAACACCGGCTTCTATTCGATCTGCGGCCTTCTCCGCTCGCAGGACGCCCCCGCCAAGGCCATGCGGGATTCGATCAAGAACCTGATCTGGCATCTGCGGGCCGAGGTATCGGCCTCGAAGAGAGCCGGCGGCCTCCTGCTGCCCCACTCACTGGGCTACGACACGGAGTGCCCCGGAAACCTCACCTCGTACGCGGCCGCCCGCTCCGAAATGGACCCCGGCATGCCCGTGGCCGGCAAGGAACCGGACGGCCTGCAGATCATCTCCCGCAGCCAGTGGGGAGCCCGCCCGCCCCGCGACGAGGACCGCGTCACACCGTCGCAGCGCACAGGATTCGCCGTCCACTACTCGGCCGGTCCGACCTCCCAGACACCCCGGGCCATCCAGAACTACCACATGGACGGCAACGGCTGGTGGGACATCGGCTACAACTTCCTGGTCGACCGGTCCGGCCGGATCTTCGAGGGACGCGGCTGGATGACCGTCGGCGCACACGCGAAGGACTACAACACCAGCCACTTCGGCGTGTGCTTCATCGGGCGGGACGGCGACGCCACCCAGGCGGCCAAGAACTCCATACGCAGCCTCTACTTCAAGGCCAACGACTACGCCGGGAAGACACTCACCAGGACCTATCACAGCGCGATCGGCTCCACCCAGTGCCCCGGCAACGACCTGCGGACCTGGGTCCGCAACGGCATGCCCGGCACCACCTACCCCATCGTCGGCGGCTCGCCCGTCTACAACGGCGAACCCCCGGGCGACGGCTCCGCCGGCGGCCTCACCGACGTACGCTCTATCGCCTCGCAGCAGCGAGCCGTCAACGGCCTCGGATACACACCCCCGTTGGACGTCGACGGCCTCTTCGGCCCGCTCACCAACACCGGCGTCAAGTGGCTGCAGACCAAGGTCGGCGTCAGCGCCGACGGCCTGTGGGGCCCGTTGACCGAGGCGGCCTACGTCGCGTACAACGGCGGCGGCGGATCGGACGGCGGCCTGACGACGATCCGCACCGCCGCCGCGCAGCAGCGTGCGGTCAACGGCCTCGGATACACACCCCCGTTGGACGTCGACGGCGTCTTCGGCCCCCTGACCGAGTCCGGCGTCAAGTGGCTGCAGACCAAGGTCGGCGTCGGCGCCGACGGCCTGTGGGGCCCCGCCACCGAAGCCGCCTACGTGGCCCACACGGGCGGGTCGGCCAACGCCGACGGCGGACTGACCACCATCCGCTCGGTCACCGCCCAGCAGTACGCCGTCAACGGCCTCGGCCACACGCCGAAGCTGGACGTCGACGGCCTCTTCGGCCCGAGGACCGAGGCCGGCGTCAAGTGGCTGCAGACCAAGGTCGGCGTCGACCCCGACGGCCTGTGGGGCCCCGCCACCGAAGCCGCCTACGACCGCTACGAGGGCGGCGCCGGACTGACGGTGGACGGCACCTTCGGCCCGGCCACCGTCACCGCACTGCAGTACGCGATCGGCGCCAGTGCCGACGGCGTATGGGGACCGGAATCCAAGCGCGCCCTGCAGCAGCACCTCAACACCTGGGCCGACGCCGGCCTGATCGTCGACGGCGACACCGGCCCGGCCACGGTGAAGGCCATGCAACGCCACCTCAACACCATGACCGGCGCCGGCCTGACCGTCGACGGCGACTGGGGCACGGGCACGACCAAGGCCCTGCAAACCGCACTCAACCAGGGGAGATTCTGA
- a CDS encoding peptidoglycan-binding domain-containing protein, whose product MRRPTKLAAVTAVIGTALLAPAGPAAAAPPAAATAGIQAYSCDVTTTGDKLYAGYYSGESVTPSSTSVTAAGKEAQCLLRKRGFDPGTVDGIFGSNSQTAAKKFQLYVNGRCGRAVLDVDGKVGPRTWPYLRQVAFCFE is encoded by the coding sequence TTGAGGCGTCCAACGAAACTCGCAGCGGTCACAGCGGTCATCGGCACGGCGCTGCTGGCACCCGCGGGCCCGGCCGCCGCCGCTCCGCCGGCAGCGGCCACGGCCGGCATCCAGGCGTACTCCTGCGACGTGACGACGACGGGGGACAAGCTCTACGCCGGGTACTACAGCGGCGAGAGCGTCACTCCTTCTTCGACATCGGTCACGGCGGCGGGCAAGGAGGCTCAGTGCCTGCTCCGGAAGAGGGGGTTCGACCCGGGGACCGTCGACGGCATCTTCGGAAGCAACTCGCAGACCGCCGCGAAGAAGTTCCAGCTCTACGTCAACGGCCGCTGCGGACGAGCGGTCCTGGACGTGGACGGCAAGGTCGGCCCCAGGACCTGGCCGTACCTGCGCCAGGTCGCCTTCTGCTTCGAGTGA